One window of Salminus brasiliensis chromosome 16, fSalBra1.hap2, whole genome shotgun sequence genomic DNA carries:
- the nrip1b gene encoding nuclear receptor-interacting protein 1, translated as MTHGEEPGPETHQDSAVLTYLEGLLMHPVASGPGATATRRSEAGNNNGEPGNQGSRGIQLPNHGSSPPEKGSPPGASSQHLKKARLLRSGAWSEVDNQKKDLPIGQVNGQVKEHHTAALDSSAQGESTLLASLLQSFSSRLQTVAMSQCITQSNKQLDGESSESTPADKDTFQGFCTASSRLKGLMRKNKQQSHNTVPYSRRCSQDRRSESPRSSQSSASDPMSCAERLKAVASLVKSRSSPASSPKPSVACSQLALLLSSEAHLQQYSREQALKAQLSGRTASERLAAMATQQTMDQRPPSMGESLIAPDMLSSLNALNGTLPSPTLNSSKRSPSLTPNQNLSAGSPRPSPQPPKEKRPFDRHSSRPPQNCSSLLLLLLNNHNSQKNLTKNGHLEDDCAAPPSRASSHQSDSEYSNQENSLTKDSSDAESCYSSCSPIDLSTRSRVSSQKSEPPSSASSLDKLTETLINKWKPETPGPKVPEARELEMSPDMKSHHKVTLMQLLLDRKNNEKVNKIADNPDLQHDATLSNVARGPLKRLGTLEESRTQNVLERLAGGGLSTFSLSGDTSNTPSPYSYSSPLVQSSPLDLCKSKNHTSEKMVEPAFSASKLLQNLAQCGLQNPSPSPPLQAHRPASIRQSPELELDRPQSLLDGIVPPVKRNQTPLFEPPPATFTLFGQERSPPASTQIENLLERRNVLQLLLGTASHKEKSSGRRSTEATMGAFERPPGASVISDSSNGPSLNIKIKTEPGEESLLSDSSDDGGRWWRSGHERQSPLAKAHDNVKAEECPAEAAAKYGLLSQLLKQQSTTYHSSPRPEPHVSTVKEERQDYQGPLPKKRKLCLELAEHLSSELCQRPPDTVSERQVSGTPEERNGRRLPSPKEEDSFVKGPAGKAPTRDSQGFNVLKQLLLSDNCLKELSQPRGTPSPFLPQAHCKANGNFTQPSYNSELLNFPWFPQTPNSGPGNLKPLSSPPGNSTQGSPWAKGSHTPVKKETECSPRWALGGDGKCEARPDSPPLTRSNPILYYMLQRGNGQLRKEMQDHVQRTHCGVTVKEEAFADGRYHEHRLSAVQRSPIHSERQSNGSEHLNGSLQKTGI; from the coding sequence ATGACTCATGGGGAGGAGCCTGGCCCTGAGACACACCAGGATTCAGCTGTTTTAACTTATCTGGAAGGTTTACTAATGCATCCGGTGGCGTCTGGGCCTGGTGCCACAGCAACAAGGAGATCAGAGGCTGGCAACAATAATGGGGAGCCTGGAAACCAGGGGAGCAGGGGCATTCAGCTGCCCAATCATGGCTCGAGCCCACCAGAGAAAGGCAGCCCTCCTGGAGCATCCTCCCAGCACCTTAAGAAGGCCAGACTGTTGcgttctggggcttggagtgaGGTAGACAACCAGAAAAAAGACCTTCCCATTGGGCAGGTGAACGGGCAGGTCAAGGAACACCATACAGCAGCCCTGGATAGTTCTGCACAGGGAGAGAGCACACTGCTGGCCTCTCTGCTCCAGTCCTTCAGCTCGCGCCTACAGACCGTAGCCATGTCGCAGTGCATCACCCAGAGCAACAAGCAGCTTGATGGAGAGAGTAGCGAGAGTACTCCCGCTGACAAGGACACCTTCCAGGGCTTCTGTACAGCCTCTAGTCGCCTCAAAGGCCTGATGAGGAAAAACAAGCAACAGAGCCACAACACCGTGCCTTACAGTCGCCGTTGCAGCCAAGACCGGCGCTCGGAGTCGCCACGCAGCTCGCAGAGCTCTGCTTCTGACCCCATGTCCTGCGCAGAGCGGTTGAAAGCTGTGGCCAGTCTGGTGAAGAGCAGGTCCAGTCCCGCCTCTTCTCCTAAGCCCAGCGTGGCCTGTAGTCAGTTGGCCCTGTTGCTCTCCAGTGAAGCCCATCTGCAGCAGTATTCCCGAGAGCAGGCCTTAAAAGCACAATTATCTGGCCGAACAGCCAGCGAGAGGCTGGCAGCCATGGCTACGCAGCAAACGATGGATCAGAGACCTCCCAGCATGGGAGAGTCGCTGATTGCCCCAGACATGCTAAGCTCCTTAAACGCCCTAAACGGAACACTCCCCTCACCTACATTAAATTCCAGCAAGAGGAGCCCCTCCCTGACCCCAAATCAAAACCTATCAGCCGGCTCCCCTCGGCCCTCTCCCCAGCCCCCCAAAGAGAAACGCCCCTTTGACAGACACAGTAGTCGGCCTCCGCAGAACTGCAGCAGCttgctcctgctcctcctcaaCAACCACAACTCCCAGAAGAACCTCACCAAGAACGGGCACCTGGAGGACGACTGCGCCGCACCTCCTAGCCGAGCCTCCTCTCATCAGTCCGACAGCGAGTATTCCAACCAGGAGAACAGCTTGACCAAAGACAGTAGTGACGCAGAGAGCTGCTACTCCAGCTGCTCCCCTATTGACCTCTCCACTAGGAGCCGAGTTTCTAGCCAAAAGTCAGAGCCCCCCTCCTCCGCCTCATCTTTGGACAAGCTCACAGAGACTCTTATAAACAAGTGGAAGCCGGAGACTCCCGGGCCAAAGGTCCCTGAGGCCAGGGAGCTGGAAATGAGCCCAGACATGAAATCCCATCATAAGGTCACTCTCATGCAGTTACTGTTGGACCGCAAAAATAACGAGAAGGTAAACAAAATTGCAGATAATCCAGATTTGCAGCATGACGCAACCCTAAGCAACGTGGCCAGAGGCCCACTTAAACGGCTTGGCACTCTGGAGGAGAGCCGGACCCAGAACGTTCTTGAGCGGCTGGCGGGTGGCGGCCTGTCCACGTTCTCTCTCAGTGGGGATACAAGCAACACTCCTTCCCCTTACTCTTACTCATCTCCCCTTGTTCAGTCCAGTCCCCTGGACCTGTGCAAGTCTAAAAATCACACCAGTGAAAAGATGGTAGAGCCTGCGTTCAGTGCCAGTAAGCTATTACAAAATCTGGCTCAGTGTGGTTTACAGAACCCATCCCCCTCACCTCCCTTGCAAGCCCACAGGCCTGCAAGCATAAGGCAAAGCCCAGAACTTGAGCTCGACAGGCCCCAGTCTCTTCTTGACGGGATAGTTCCTCCAGTCAAGAGGAACCAAACGCCTTTGTTTGAACCACCCCCTGCCACTTTCACACTTTTTGGACAGGAGCGGTCACCTCCAGCATCCACACAAATTGAGAACCTCCTGGAGAGGCGCAATGTACTGCAGCTACTGCTGGGCACTGCCTCCCACAAGGAGAAATCCAGTGGGAGGAGAAGCACAGAGGCGACCATGGGAGCTTTTGAAAGGCCTCCGGGGGCCTCTGTCATCTCTGACAGCTCAAACGGACCTTCGTTGAACATTAAGATCAAAACAGAGCCAGGAGAGGAGAGTCTTCTTTCAGACAGCTCTGATGACGGAGGGCGCTGGTGGAGGTCGGGGCATGAGAGACAAAGTCCCCTTGCTAAAGCACACGACAATGTCAAGGCGGAGGAGTGTCCCGCAGAAGCCGCCGCCAAGTACGGCCTTCTCAGCCAGCTGTTGAAACAGCAGAGCACTACCTATCACTCGAGTCCCCGTCCAGAGCCGCATGTGAGCACAGTGAAAGAGGAGCGACAGGATTATCAGGGGCCGCTTCCTAAAAAGAGGAAACTCTGCTTGGAGCTGGCCGAACACCTCAGCAGCGAACTCTGCCAGAGACCGCCGGATACTGTGAGCGAGCGACAGGTGTCGGGAACGCCCGAGGAGCGCAACGGCAGGCGGCTACCGAGCCCGAAAGAAGAGGACTCTTTCGTCAAGGGTCCTGCGGGTAAAGCTCCCACGAGAGACAGCCAAGGCTTCAATGTTTTGAAGCAGCTCCTTTTGTCAGACAACTGTCTGAAAGAGCTCTCTCAGCCTCGGGGGACGCCCAGCCCGTTTCTCCCTCAGGCACATTGCAAAGCCAATGGGAACTTCACTCAACCCAGTTACAATTCTGAACTCCTGAACTTTCCGTGGTTCCCCCAGACTCCTAACTCAGGGCCTGGTAATCTCAAACCGCTCTCGTCCCCGCCAGGAAACAGCACCCAGGGGTCACCCTGGGCCAAGGGCTCCCACACACCTGTGAAAAAAGAGACCGAATGCTCACCAAGGTGGGCGCTAGGCGGGGACGGCAAATGTGAAGCCAGACCTGATTCTCCGCCTCTGACGAGGTCTAACCCTATATTGTACTATATGCTTCAGAGAGGGAACGGCCAGCTCAGAAAGGAGATGCAGGATCACGTGCAAAGGACACACTGTGGGGTTACGGTTAAAGAAGAGGCATTTGCTGACGGCAGGTACCATGAGCACAGACTGAGCGCTGTACAGCGCTCGCCGATCCACAGCGAGAGACAAAGCAACGGTAGCGAGCATCTCAATGGCTCCTTACAAAAAACGGGAATCTGA